The Oncorhynchus tshawytscha isolate Ot180627B linkage group LG08, Otsh_v2.0, whole genome shotgun sequence genome window below encodes:
- the LOC112236064 gene encoding TNFAIP3-interacting protein 1-like isoform X5 — MEGKGPYHIYDPGGGEAKAREAREEGSSIGGSSYRLLLEENSVLRERMKGLKSLGDLLEESQWEASKLRQRVEELVRDNEALKSSTSSFATSLCMGGPVQTETQGQGKLHRQPSNDQRLSQSCLSTEKALHHDQPSEGLSEFEVVNMEQKTSDTLPAGAGTGQLPQENQELTSQLQRLESSFSIFAEASNPNQLLAHLGRMAVEFHHLSSKVQKNEQRTSLLQTLCEQLRHENSELRKKMEEDLQYRNGDVELLRPENLKLKEQVTGAGETAAESEGQPEAKEDVVKEETASVRSKMEVSTPQKRRGNATEMEKAPAKPCDPEAYEKKIKLLEKQRKDVLDVNKQWDAQWNSMKSQFEQKITDLRQRLADSQKAVQELEAEREQRQRDYDKKLLLAKSKIENVQGEKECLNSETTELKQKIRYLQDQLLPLSKQREYQEKEIQRLNRALEKALNLHPPPSSQQPPGQGTSGNHDDMPSNLRQELLTQITVLKEQVKIFEEDFRKERSDRERMNEEKEDLRRQVERLQGQVTNLTNQAQRERCKLERLQMQHHKQGQQQQERRTSDPSSGTMNGPLSPPYYGPFMQVAPGGGPGQDVRTIHHQPRILNIPAAADSVAQTERSDFTPVRARGPRWAGAGDGSRPPPENMGTLTQQMAVKKRVTNFWKTWLEDHPEAGNSGSSNQDI, encoded by the exons GAGACCTGTTGGAGGAGTCTCAGTGGGAAGCTTCTAAGTTGCGTCAGCGCGTAGAGGAGCTGGTCAGAGACAACGAGGCCCTGAAGTCTTCTACCTCCAGCTTCGCTACCAGTCTGTGTATGGGAGGACCTGTTCAGACTGAGACACAAG GTCAGGGGAAGCTTCACCGTCAGCCCAGTAACGACCAGAGACTGAGTCAGTCGTGTCTCTCAACGGAGAAGGCCCTACATCATGATCAGCCCAGT GAAGGTCTGTCCGAGTTTGAGGTGGTGAATATGGAGCAGAAGACCTCCGATACCTTGCCG GCTGGTGCAGGAACAGGACAGCTTCCTCAGGAGAACCAGGAGTTAACCAGTCAGCTACAGCGTCTAGAAAGCTCCTTTAGTATCTTTGCTGAGGCGTCCAACCCCAACCAGCTCCTAGCCCACCTGGGACGCATGGCCGTCGAGTTCCACCACCTCTCCTCCAAGGTCCAGAAGAACGAGCAGAGGACCTCCCTCCTACAG ACTCTTTGTGAGCAGCTCAGACACGAGAACAGCGAGCTGAGAAAGAAGATGGAGGAAGACCTTCAGTACAGAAATGGAGATGTGGAACTGCTGAG ACCAGAGAACCTGAAGCTGAAAGAGCAGGTAACGGGAGCAGGAGAGACCGCGGCAGAGAGCGAGGGGCAGCCAGAAGCCAAAGAAGACGTGGTGAAAGAGGAAACTGCCAGCGTTAGATCCAAGATGGAGGTCAGCACACCACAGAAG CGGAGGGGGAATGCCACAGAGATGGAGAAAGCCCCGGCCAAGCCCTGTGACCCAGAGGCCTACGAGAAGAAGATCAAGCTTCTAGAGAAGCAGAGGAAAGAT gTACTGGATGTTAACAAGCAATGGGATGCCCAGTGGAACTCGATGAAGTCACAGTTTGAACAGAAG ATCACAGACCTGCGTCAGCGGCTAGCGGACTCCCAGAAGGCCGTGCAGGAGTTAGAGGCGGAGCGAGAACAGAGGCAGCGGGATTACGATAAGAAGCTGCTGCTCGCCAAGTCCAAGATTGAGAAcgtacag GGGGAGAAGGAGTGTCTGAACTCTGAGACCACAGAGTTGAAGCAGAAGATTCGTTACCTGCAGGATCAGCTGCTGCCCCTCAGTAAACAGAGAGAGTACCAGGAGAAGGAGATACAACGCCTCAACAGG GCTTTAGAAAAGGCTCTGAACCTGCATCCTCCCCCGTCCTCCCAGCAGCCACCGGGCCAGGGCACCAGTGGTAACCATGACGACATGCCTAGTAACTTGAGGCAGGAGCTTCTCACTCAGATAACGGTGTTAAAGGAACAG GTGAAGATCTTTGAGGAGGACTTTAGGAAAGAGAGGAGCGACAGGGAACGAATGAACGAGGAAAAGGAGGACTtgaggagacaggtggagaggctGCAGGGTCAGGTGACCAACCTCACCAATCAG GCCCAGAGGGAGAGATGCAAGCTGGAGAGACTACAGATGCAGCATCATAAACAG ggccagcagcagcaggagaggcgtACCTCAGACCCCTCCTCAGGCACCATGAACGGCCCTCTGAGCCCTCCCTACTATGGTCCCTTTATGCAGGTGGCTCCAGGAGGAGGCCCGGGACAGGATGTCCGGACAATACACCACCAACCCAGGATACTCAACATCCCCGCGGCCGCCGACAGTGTAGCGCAAACGGAACGTAGCGACTTCACACCGGTAAGG GCCAGAGGCCCCAGGTGGGCCGGCGCCGGGGATGGTTCCAGACCTCCACCAGAGAACATGGGTACGCTGACACAACAGATGGCTGTGAAAAAAAGGGTTACAAACTTCTGGAAAACCTGGTTGGAAGATCACCCGGAAGCAGGAAATTCTGGATCCTCCAACCAGGATATCTG A